In Opitutaceae bacterium, the sequence AGTTTTTATGGGTTCACGGAGATGCCGTTCAACATCACCCCTGACCCCAAATTCCTCTATCTGAGCCCGACCCATCTTGACGCGCTGCAACATCTGAAGTTCGGCGTTGAACAGAAGAAGGGATTCATCGTGCTCGTCGGGGAGGTCGGCTGCGGGAAAACCACCCTCTGCCGCCGATTCCTGAACGAACTCGATTCCAAGCACTGGGACTCCGCCCTGATCTTGAATCCGCGGGTCAACGAAACCCAGATGCTGAAAGCGATCCTCACTGAACTCGGCGAAACCAAACTCGCCCGCAATCAACATGACCTTGTCGCCCAGATAAATCGCGTCCTCATGAGCCGTATCGAGGCTGGGCGCGACATCGTGTTGATCATCGACGAAGCGCAAAATCTGTCGTTCGAGGTTCTGGAACAGGTCCGCCTCCTGTCGAATCTTGAGACTGACAAGCAGAAGCTGCTGCAAATCGTCCTTATGGGGCAGCCAGAGTTGAAAACCATGCTCGCCCGGGAGGAACTCCGCCAGCTCCGGCAGCGCATCCTGATTCACTACGAACTCTTTCCCCTGAATATCGGTGATCTCACGCACTATGTTCATCACCGGCTTACCCTGGCTGGCGGACAGGGCCGCCCCCATTTTACCAACTGGGCGATTCGTGCGGTGCAGCGGGCATCGCGCGGAGTGCCAAGGATTGCAAATAATCTCTGCGATAAGGCCCTTCTGGCCGCATTCTTGCGCGAGTCCGATGAAGTTACTTGGAAGGACGTCCGGCGTGCCGTTAAGGACGTTGCAACCCTTACCAACTAAGCGCTCCGGCATGGCCCATCCGACGTTAACTGCCAACTCCCGATTCTTGACAGCCAACCATACCCGCGCATGAGCCTGATCAACGAAGCCCTCAAGAAAGCGCAGAAGCAACGCGCGCATGAACCCCTGAGCTCAATCCCGGTGTCCGCTAATGCGCAAGCATCACCACGGGTGATCAAGCGTAAAGAGCCGATGCCCGCGAAGACGCTTGTCGTTGTCGGCGCGCTTTGCGTCATCCTGGTCGTCGCCCTCGGTGCCGGGGGATGGTACGTCTTCAAGGAGAGTTCGACTCAGATCGCCGCCAGCAGCACCAATCAGGCTGCATCGTCGCACAGCACCGATACGCATCCGGCAAAAGCCGGCAATCCCTCGCCCGCCGATCCAGCCATCGCGACCGTTTCGCTGCAGCAAACGGCAGCTCCCGGGACAAGCGCGGCGACCCCAGCCGGGGTGACCACTGTGGCCAATGCTGCCACAACCACCACATTGGTGATTTCACCGGCAAATTCGAACGGAGCCGGTCCCTCAACTCTCGTCGCGTCAAGTACGCCTGCCGGTGTGCCACCCTCAGAGCAACACCAGCCCCAGGCCGCCTCCGCCACACCCACGCCAGCTCCGGCGCCAGTCGACGTGATTCAGATTACCGCGGCGGATTTGAAGCACAGCATCCCTCCCAATCCTCAGGCACTTGCGGTTGTTGACACATTCAAGGTCTCTGGCATCCGCGCTTCTGCCTCCGACCCCAAAGTTCTCCTGAACGATCGAGTCTTTCGCCTGAACGATATCGTCGAACGCACGTACGGTCTGAAACTCACCGAGGTCCACGCCGATCGCCTGCTCTTTGTCGACGACGCCGGAGCGACCTACACCAAGACATTTTAGCCGCCTGCCCCCGGCTTCCGAGACACTCCGGAAATGCCGCGAGAGCGGAAGTGCGGGGACTCTTATTGGAGTCTGTCCCTCAACGCCCATTGAAACAACCTGCCCCTAATTCGATCACACGTATCCCGGTGCAGATGCCCTATTCCGGGCGCAACCCTCAATGCTACCTTGATGGATGGCGACCCATCGGCACGCTGTCACCCCATCGAAATGGCCACGTCCAACTTTTGCCTTCGCATCGGATTCAGCCTTGCAACGATCGTTCTCGTTGCATCCGCCGACCAGATTTATCCCAACGACCCTCGCATCGAATGGACCGGCGCGGCATTCGCCAAGACCAGCACAGAACTCGTCGAATTTTGCCGATTCTCAGATGCCTGCCTGGTTAGCACCGAATCCTACTTCAAAGTCGCAAATGCAAAGACCACCACGGGCGTGGTCATTCGATTCACCACGACCAGCGCGAAAGTCACCGCCCGTTTCCGCGTTCTACCAGGAGAAAATCGCGGGTCAAGATTTGGCATCCGGCAGAATGGGAGGCTGATCACCGAAAAGAGTTTCTCCAAAACCGAATCCAACCCAGCCCTTGAAATCCTGTCGGAGGCTCCCGGGACTGCCGTGACCTACGAGATTCTCATGCCGATCTTCTCAAACTGCGGCCTGACTGGGCTGGATGTGTCCGACAGCACGCTCATCGCCAATCCGGTCCGGACGCGACCCGTCTACGCGGCAATAGGCGACTCCATCACGCATGGCACCGGGCAGACCGCGACAGCCGAAACCTATCCCTGGCTCCTGTCCAATCGGATGGGCTGGACATTGAACAATCTTGCCGTTGGGGGAGCGAGGGTTTCCCCGTCCGTCGGCAATGATCTCAAGGGGCGAAAAATCGATGTCATCACCATCATGCTGGGTTTCAACGACTG encodes:
- a CDS encoding AAA family ATPase, whose translation is MYQSFYGFTEMPFNITPDPKFLYLSPTHLDALQHLKFGVEQKKGFIVLVGEVGCGKTTLCRRFLNELDSKHWDSALILNPRVNETQMLKAILTELGETKLARNQHDLVAQINRVLMSRIEAGRDIVLIIDEAQNLSFEVLEQVRLLSNLETDKQKLLQIVLMGQPELKTMLAREELRQLRQRILIHYELFPLNIGDLTHYVHHRLTLAGGQGRPHFTNWAIRAVQRASRGVPRIANNLCDKALLAAFLRESDEVTWKDVRRAVKDVATLTN
- a CDS encoding SGNH/GDSL hydrolase family protein, with the translated sequence MATSNFCLRIGFSLATIVLVASADQIYPNDPRIEWTGAAFAKTSTELVEFCRFSDACLVSTESYFKVANAKTTTGVVIRFTTTSAKVTARFRVLPGENRGSRFGIRQNGRLITEKSFSKTESNPALEILSEAPGTAVTYEILMPIFSNCGLTGLDVSDSTLIANPVRTRPVYAAIGDSITHGTGQTATAETYPWLLSNRMGWTLNNLAVGGARVSPSVGNDLKGRKIDVITIMLGFNDWNIVNDPAVYRANYSALLEHIRMHQADATIFCITPLPSSRTKSPGANVVTSLEPYREVVRRLVESRISTGDRRLHLIEGPSVATIADLSKDGTHLSVTGAAHVADSLEAAIKKLHSAELQLKPIRRGP